The genomic stretch tgcaactaaaattattatttttttgttatttcataTTTCTGATTTTTCATTCGCTTATTACTAACAATCGTCTAATCtctttatgcgaggtaaggcctcagcagaatttctttttgacgcagagccagaacgatcaCTACGAGCTAGACTTTGAAAAGCAAAGCAAGAACGACTGGAAGCGTTAGAAGATATTTTGACAGACTcggaatctgataacgaggaaatCCTATCTATTCattctgagcattcagattcAGAGGCTGAAACAATGGCAGCTCCCGTAGAAAGGctgttaggtgattatggtggagcaaatgcTCCAGCTGGACGGATGACAAttgtaaatcaaccggtcaatgttgctcACTTTCAGCTACATCCAGCAACGATTCGACAACTGGAGAAGAAACCGTTTTCAggaagaataaatgaagatgctaataagcatttacaacggtttcttactatgacaacatctctgaagatagaaggacactctgaagaagcaaagaagttggttatgtttccattcacgctagcggatgacgctgaagagtggttctactcattacctgccgggagtattaccacatggcaacaaatggagtcgACCTTTCTGAATGAATATTTCCCTGCTGCTGTTTATATCCGTAAGAGGTAtgatattgttaattttaaacagaaggaaggagaatcacttggagatgcttataagagatttaagaggttgttggtggcatgcccaactcacaacatggatgtcactgaacaaGCAGAATTTTCTAAATAgtcttaaaatgaagactaagcaacTGGTTGACACTGCAGCtggtggctcatccaacttttcaacagccactggtgttaaaaaaatcatagaagctattgcggctaatgaacacttggagttatatgaccgtagtgttagcGAACCGGAAGGATTAGTGGATATGAGATTGTCAACGCAAGTTGTGAAAATAGAAGATCAGGTAGCTGCAGAAGTTGAGCGGAGATTGAAACAGATGGGtcttgaaaaacaaacagtagcacaagttcaaccggctcaagcaagtcaaccggtagggtgtgaaatatgtggaggacctcattttactGTTCAATGTGTTGCTACAACTCAGCAAGTGGAAGAAATAAacttcttgaaacaaaacaacccctactcaaatacctacaatctggggtggaaaaatcatccgaattttTCTTGGAAGGACCAGCTAGGGAATGCTCCTAAACAAGGGGTTCTTCCATATCAAGGTCAATAGTCGCAGCAATAGTatagacctcctcaacaacattatcaacaacctcagcaacaggcccccagaaaagcagattgggagattgccatcgaaaaaatggcagctcaaagctctcagtttcaagaagaaacaaggagtaaTTTCCGGAATACAGGTTCCTCCATTAAAAATCTGgagattcaaatgagtcagatagcacagCAGTTAGCAAACTCTCAACAGCCAGGCGCATTACCAAGTGCCACAGTTACCAATCCTAAAGACCATAATAATGTGAGCGCTATTGTTACTAGGAGCGGTAAAGGGAAAGGTGtatttgaaaataatgatgaGGAAGAGGAACCATTGTTGGAGATAGATTTAGAGATAAGAGAAAATGAGGTAGAAGCTGAGGAAGAATTGGTGATGGAACCAACACCAAAAAAGAAGACGGTTGAACAAAAGCAAAAGCCGGCGGTAAAACTTCCTTTTCCGATAAGGAACAAGAAAAAAAAGGAACATGAGAAGAATTTTGACAAGttcttggagatgttcaagaaTCTTGAGATTAATATTCCATTCTTGGAGGCTTTAGAACAAATGCCTACTTATGCAAAATTTATGAAGGACATCATCTCTAGGAAAAGAACCATCGATCGTGACCCTATTATTCTAACCGAAacgtgtagtgctattttgcaggggaTGAAGATTCCGGTGAAGAAGAAGGATCGAGGTTCCGTGACTATTCCTTGTACAATTGGGGATAGATCATTCAAGAAAGCTCTAATTGATTTGGGAGCTAGTGTGAGCCTTATGCCGTTGTCTATCTACAAGAGATTGGGGATAGGTAACGTACaggatacaagaatgacactccagTTTGCTGACCACTCTGTGAAAAAACCGTATGGGATAGTAGAAGACGTGCTTGTGAAAATTGACAAATTCGTGTTCCCAGTGGATTTTGTGATTCTAGAGATGTCGGAAGATGAGGAGATCCCCATTATTTTAGGAAGGCCATTTCTAGAAACAGGGCGATGTTTGATAGACATTGAAGAGGGCACAATGACTCTAAAAGTTTAAGATGAAGAGCTAAAGATTGATGTGCGCAAcaccatgaaatacaaggatgataTAGCAActagtcaacacattgaggtgaTTGATCAAATCTGTACTAATGAGAGTTCTTTGAAAACACAACAATTACCTTTGGAACGAGTGTTGAGCTTATCTATTTGCGATAAAGATGAAGTTGTTAATGAAAAAGAAGTGGAAGTAGTAGCCACGATGGAAGCAAGTCCCATATTCAAAAGTTCTAGACAAAACCGATGGGAGGATCTTAGACAACCTTTGGTTGAAGAAAAAAAGGAGGAACCTAAGAAGGGTGCTGAATTGAAACAACTCCCGGagaatttaaaatatgttttccttgaGGCTGAAAGTAGGTGTCCGGCTATCATAAGCTCTCACCTTGAACGGTTGCAAGAAGTTAAGTTGATCGAAGTGTTAAAGAAGCATAAAGGTGCCATGGGGTGGTCTATTGAAGATTTAAAAGGGATCAACCCTACaatgtgcatgcacaaaatccttatggaagatgatcacaagcCAGTGGTCCAACCTCAGAGGCGTCTGAATCCAGCAATGAAAGAGGTGGTTAGAAAAGAAGTTGTGAAACTTTTGGATGCTGGGATGATTTATCCGatatctgatagtgcttgggtAAGCCCGGTTCATGTTCTGCCCAAAAAGGGAGGAACAACCgtaataaaaaatgagaagaatgagGTGATTCCTACAAGGACTGTTACAGGGTGGAGAGTATGTATTGACTACAGGAGACTGAACCTAGCAAccagaaaagatcacttcccgctACCTTTTATTGATCAGATGTTGGAAAGGTTAGCGAGACATGATTACTACTGCTTCCTAGACGGATACTCTGGATATAATCAGATTACGGTTGCAccagaagaccaagagaagaccgcgTTTACATGTCCGTTTGGTGTTTTTGcctaccgaagaatgccattcgggCTATGTAATGCGCCTGCcacatttcaaagatgcatgcaagctatctttgaTGATATGCTCGAAAAGAatatggaggtctttatggacgacttctcggtctttggtaagtcttttgataactgtttaactaaccttgctcATGTTTTAGAGAGATGCCAACAGACCAACTTgatcctcaactgggagaagtgtcacTTCATGGTGCGCGAAGGCATAGTcttgggtcacaaaatttcccaCAAGGGAATAGAAGTGGACCAAGCAAAGATTGAAGCTATAGCAAAACTTCCACCTCCAATGAACGAAAAAGGTATAAGAAGTTTCTTAGGCCATGCGGGTTTCTACCGCCGGTTCATAAGAGACTTTTCGAAAATAGCCAAGCCTCTAACCACACTTTTGGTTAAGGATAGAGCTTTTGTTTTCAATAAAGAGTGTGCCACTGCTTTTGAAACCTTGAAGAATAAATTAGTGTCGGCACCTATTGTTATAGCCCCCGACTGGTCTCTACCATTTGAGataatgtgtgatgctagcgacaTTGCAGTTGTGGCTGTCCTTGGGCAGAGAAGAGAAAAATTGTTGCATGTAATTTATTATGCTAGTCATATTTTAAACCCTGCATAGATGAATTACGCAACAACCGAAAAGGAGTTGTTAGCCGTGGtatatgcctttgataaattcaggcaatatctttTGGGTACGAAAGttattgtttatactgaccatgctgcgTTAAAGTATCTTTTTGCTAAGCAGGATTCGAAGCCAAGGCTCCTGAGATGGATCTTGCTCCTTCAAGAATTTGATATAGAAATTCGTGATAAGAAAGGGTGTGAAAACACTGTGGCTGACCACCTCTCTCGGATGTCACCTATTGAAGAAACCGAGGATAAGCGACCAATAAAGGATGAATTCATTGATGAACACATCCTTGCTATTATTGGTGTTCCATGGTTTGCAGACTATGCAAATTATTTGGTAGGTGGTATCATTCCTGATGATTTCGACTCTAACCGGaagaaaaagtttgttcatgattgcaggttctacttatGGGATGATCCATTTTTATACAAAAGAGGAGTGGATGGTTTGATTAGAAGATGTGTACCTGAAGAAGAACAGGGAGGTGTACTGGAAGCATGTCATGCTTCGGATTACGGAGGACATTTTAGCGGTGATAGAACTGCAGCTAAAGTCCTTCAATCAGGGTTATATTGGCCATCATTGTTCAAAGATGCCCAAGAGATGGGTAGAGTGTGTGACAAATGTCAAAGAACCAGGAACATATCCAAGAGAAACCAGATGCCTCAGAATTCTATGTTGGAAGTTGAGCTATTTGACGTATGGGGGATCGATTTCATGGGACCATTCCCCCCTCCTTCGGAAAGAACTATATCCTGGTAGCGGTGGATTATGtgtccaaatgggttgaagctgtgGCTTTACCTACAAATGATGCTAAAGTGGTGGTGCGATTCTTGAAAGAAAACATCTTTGCTAGATATGGAGTACCAAGAGCTCTAATAAGTGATGAAGGAACACATTTCCTAAATCAACTCATGGAAAGGTTACTCCAAAAATACAATGTTAAGCATAAGGTCGCCACACCGTATCACCCCCAAACAAGTGGTCAGGTGGAGGTATCGAACAGGCAACTTAAACAGATACTTGAAAAAACAGTTAGTGCTTCTCGGAAGGATTGGGCAATTAAACTTGATGATGCATTGTGGGCCTATCGAACGGCTTTTAAAACGCCAATCGGTATGTCACCCTATCAATTAGTctatggtaaggcatgtcattttCCTTTAGAGTta from Vicia villosa cultivar HV-30 ecotype Madison, WI linkage group LG4, Vvil1.0, whole genome shotgun sequence encodes the following:
- the LOC131596915 gene encoding uncharacterized protein LOC131596915; the protein is MSQIAQQLANSQQPGALPSATVTNPKDHNNVSAIVTRSGKGKGVFENNDEEEEPLLEIDLEIRENEVEAEEELVMEPTPKKKTVEQKQKPAVKLPFPIRNKKKKEHEKNFDKFLEMFKNLEINIPFLEALEQMPTYAKFMKDIISRKRTIDRDPIILTETCSAILQGMKIPVKKKDRGSVTIPCTIGDRSFKKALIDLGASVSLMPLSIYKRLGIGNVQDTRMTLQFADHSVKKPYGIVEDVLVKIDKFVFPVDFVILEMSEDEEIPIILGRPFLETGRCLIDIEEGTMTLKV